The following are encoded together in the Lathyrus oleraceus cultivar Zhongwan6 chromosome 3, CAAS_Psat_ZW6_1.0, whole genome shotgun sequence genome:
- the LOC127125843 gene encoding uncharacterized protein LOC127125843, with protein sequence MLCVMAEPRGTTWWSEELASLMENPLPEQTPSTASFAVRKSEQELVTESGGGESLKEHAVGFLMAWCEILMEFGRGCRDIILQQNFLNEDSYLVKNLRGPCSNVSKRLRFLNDFLPEDRDPVQAWSIVLTVFLLAFAAISVDSNHETLTKAVMVRMHPPIASRVLLPDGRYLAYHDQGVSAGRARFSLVAPHSFISSRLAGIPGVKALLLEEYGVRLVTYDLPGFGESDPHPNRNFNSSAMDMLHLVNAVNVTEKFWVLCHSSGCIHAWASLRYIPERIAGAAMLAPMVNPYESHMTKDEMKRTWEKWLPRRKYMYSLAYRFPRLLSFFYRKSFLPEKHDRIDKQFSLSLGKKDEILIDEPAFQEFWQRDLEESVRQGNMQPFLEEAVLQVTKWDFDIEELRVHKKCRTGSLLLWLKSMYGQTECELAGYLGRIHIWQGLDDRVVPPSMMEYIERVLPEAVIHKLPNEGHFSYYFFCDECHKKIFSTLFGTPQGPIERQEETAFEKNTEDALQVSVSDTE encoded by the exons ATGCTGTGTGTAATGGCGGAACCCAGAGGAACCACATGGTGGAGCGAGGAGTTAGCCAGTTTGATGGAGAATCCGTTGCCGGAACAAACCCCTTCCACGGCGTCGTTTGCGGTGAGAAAATCCGAACAAGAACTAGTGACTGAATCTGGAGGTGGAGAGAGTTTGAAGGAGCACGCGGTTGGGTTTTTGATGGCTTGGTGTGAGATACTTATGGAGTTCGGTAGAGGCTGTAGAGACATTATTCTGCAGCAGAATTTCTTGAACGAGGATTCTTATCTTGTGAAGAACCTTCGTGGACCTTGTTCTAACGTTTCTAAGAGATTAAGGTTTTTGAATGACTTTTTGCCTGAAGATCGTGATCCTGTTCAAGCTTGGTCTATTGTCTTAACCGTTTTTCTTCTTGCTTTCGCAG CTATAAGTGTAGATTCTAATCATGAAACCTTAACCAAAGCGGTGATGGTGCGTATGCATCCTCCTATTGCTAGCCGCGTATTGCTTCCGGATGGTAGGTACCTTGCTTATCATGATCAAGGTGTTTCAGCTGGCAGAGCTAGGTTTTCCCTTGTTGCTCCGCATTCTTTTATTTCATCTCGGCTGGCAG GAATTCCTGGGGTTAAAGCATTGTTGCTCGAAGAATATGGCGTTCGCTTGGTCACTTATGATCTTCCTGGTTTTGGGGAGAGTGATCCACATCCCAACCGAAATTTCAATTCATCAGCTATGGATATGTTGCATCTAGTCAATGCTGTCAATGTAACCGAAAAGTTCTGGGTGCTGTGCCATTCAAGTGGATGCATTCACGCTTGGGCTTCACTCAGATATATTCCTGAGAGGATTGCAG GTGCTGCAATGTTAGCCCCTATGGTTAATCCTTATGAGTCACACATGACTAAAGATGAGATGAAAAGAACTTGGGAGAAGTGGCTTCCAAGGAGAAAATATATGTATTCCTTGGCGTATAGATTTCCAAGACTTCTCTCTTTTTTCTATCGGAAAAGTTTCTTGCCAGAAAAGCATGACCGGATTGACAAGCAATTTTCACTTTCACTAGGGAAGAAG GATGAAATTCTAATCGACGAACCTGCATTCCAAGAGTTTTGGCAGAGGGATCTAGAGGAGTCAGTTCGCCAGGGAAACATGCAACCATTTCTAGAGGAAGCTGTGCTGCAGGTAACTAAATGGGACTTCGACATTGAAGAACTTCGTGTGCATAAGAAGTGCCGAACGGGAAGCTTGCTTCTTTGGTTGAAGTCCATGTACGGTCAGACAGAATGTGAACTTGCAGGATACCTCGGCCGTATACACATATGGCAG GGATTGGACGATAGGGTGGTCCCGCCATCAATGATGGAATACATAGAAAGGGTGTTACCAGAGGCTGTAATCCACAAGCTTCCAAATGAGGGCCACTTCTCCTATTACTTTTTCTGTGATGAATGCCATAAGAAAATATTCTCCACACTTTTTGGAACTCCTCAAGGTCCAATTGAGCGACAGGAGGAAACTGCATTCGAGAAAAACACGGAAGATGCTTTACAAGTATCTGTTTCTGATACGGAATGA
- the LOC127130082 gene encoding uncharacterized protein LOC127130082 yields MAPFEALYGRRCITPLCWHEFGESVVLGPEIVQQTTEKVKLIREMMKASQSRQKSYHDKRKKDLEFQEGDHVFLRVIMYVPDPSHVILMDDIQVRDNLTIEAQPIRIDDRELKQLRGKKIALVKVVWGGTAEGNMA; encoded by the exons atggcaccttttgaaGCCTTGTATGGTCGAAGGTGCATAACACCTTTATGTTGGCACGAATTTGGTGAAAGTGTAGTGCTTGGACCTGAGATTGTCCAACAGACTACTGAGAAGGTGAAGCTGATTCGGGAGATGATGAAAGCTTCACAGAGTAGGCAGAAAAGCTACCATGATAAGAGGAAAAAGGAtcttgagtttcaagagggagaccatgtaTTCTTGAGAGTCATTATG TATGTTCcagatccgtctcatgtgatTCTGATGGATGATATTCAGGTGAGGGATAACCTTACAATTGAGGCTCAGCCTATAAGGATTGATGATCGAGAACTGAAACAGTTGAGAGGCAAAAAGATAGCTCTCGTGAAGGTAGTGTGGGGAGGCACTGCCGAAGGAAATATGGCTTAG
- the LOC127125841 gene encoding protein IQ-DOMAIN 2, with protein MGKKGNWFSTVKKALSPDSKKSSKSKKKWFGKQKLQTSDPSVEDTAPPLPPPEDVKLPDIENQNNHYHVPEITTAVVSQEPGPSVPAPVVRNEVSVVARYAGKPKDEVAAIKIQTAFRGYLARRALRALRGLVRLKTLMEGPIVKRQAMSTLRSMQTLARVQSQIRSRRVRMLEENQALQRQLLQKHVRELETLRIGEEWDDSLQSKEQIEAKLMSKYEATMRRERAMAYAFTHQQNGKSSSRPMNPMFVDPTNPTWGWSWLERWMAARPWESRGLMDKELNDHSSVKSSSRSITGGEISKSFARFQLNSEIHSPAASQIPGSPSFQSNSTTPKPASAAVARKLKKASPKGSWVMEEDSKSMASVQSDRFRRHSIAGSSVRDDESLASSPSVPSYMVPTQSAKARSRTQSQSPLAKENGKQEKGSFGTAKKRLSFPASPARPRRHSGPPKVEIAVNAEVSVDNGVAS; from the exons ATGGGGAAAAAGGGAAATTGGTTTTCTACAGTGAAGAAAGCTCTCAGCCCTGATTCAAAG AAATCAAGTAAATCAAAGAAGAAATGGTTTGGGAAGCAAAAACTGCAGACTTCGGACCCTTCCGTAGAAGATACGGCACCGCCGCTTCCTCCACCGGAAGATGTTAAATTACCTGATATTGAAAACCAAAACAATCACTATCATGTTCCTGAAATTACAACTGCCGTGGTTAGTCAGGAACCCGGTCCTTCTGTTCCGGCACCAGTTGTTAGGAATGAAGTTTCCGTGGTTGCTCGTTATGCTGGTAAACCAAAAGATGAAGTGGCGGCAATCAAGATTCAAACAGCTTTTCGTGGATACTTG GCACGAAGAGCGTTGCGGGCTTTAAGAGGGTTGGTCAGATTGAAAACATTGATGGAAGGGCCGATTGTAAAACGCCAAGCCATGAGTACGCTCCGCTCAATGCAGACGTTAGCTCGTGTGCAATCTCAGATTCGTTCCAGGAGGGTCAGAATGTTAGAGGAGAATCAGGCTTTGCAAAGACAGCTCTTACAAAAGCATGTAAGAGAGCTCGAGACCCTGCGG ATTGGAGAAGAATGGGATGATAGCCTACAATCAAAAGAACAAATTGAAGCCAAATTAATGAGCAAGTACGAGGCTACTATGAGAAGAGAAAGAGCAATGGCTTATGCATTCACTCATCAG CAAAACGGGAAGAGCTCGTCTAGACCTATGAATCCAATGTTCGTGGATCCAACCAATCCTACGTGGGGCTGGAGCTGGCTTGAACGATGGATGGCTGCGCGGCCTTGGGAGAGCCGTGGCCTAATGGATAAAGAACTGAATGACCATTCATCTGTTAAAAGTTCGAGTCGCAGTATTACAGGTGGAGAAATCAGCAAATCATTTGCCCGTTTCCAGCTGAATTCCGAAATACATTCTCCCGCAGCCAGCCAAATTCCAGGCTCGCCGAGCTTTCAGTCAAATTCAACAACACCTAAGCCAGCTTCTGCAGCAGTTGCGAGGAAACTGAAGAAGGCAAGTCCAAAGGGAAGCTGGGTTATGGAAGAAGACTCCAAAAGCATGGCCAGCGTACAGTCAGATCGGTTCCGTAGACACTCTATCGCCGGATCATCAGTTAGGGATGACGAGAGTCTTGCTAGCTCTCCATCAGTTCCGAGCTATATGGTGCCGACTCAATCTGCGAAAGCTAGGTCTAGGACACAAAGTCAGAGTCCATTAGCTAAAGAAAACGGCAAACAAGAGAAGGGGTCCTTTGGGACCGCAAAGAAGCGTCTTTCTTTCCCGGCTTCACCCGCCAGGCCAAGGCGTCATTCAGGTCCACCAAAGGTAGAAATCGCCGTAAATGCAGAGGTCAGTGTGGACAATGGTGTGGCCAGTTGA